In the Nocardia asteroides genome, ACGACGAGATCTTCGGAGCAGCGTCGCTCTGACCCGTTTCACCGAACTCCGCACCGGGTGCAGAGTGTCGGATTCATACCCCACCGCAGCGATCGGCGGCGCCACGGAGCGCGGTCCGGGCAGCAGCGACGGCGGGATGGCCGGCGGTCCCACGGCGATAGGCCAGGTGCGTGCGGCGCCGGATGGGAAGCGGGGTGAGTACCACACCCTCCGGCGCACCGGCGGTTCCGAGGTCGGGGACGAAGGCGACGCCCTGACCGGCGGCGACCAGGGCGAGCACCGCACCGAAATCATCGGCGTGGTGCCGGATACGCGGGGTGAACCCGGCCGCCTCACAGGCGCGCACGGTGAGCGCGTGGCACAGCGTGCCCGGCGTCCCGGCGATCCAGCCGGAATCACGATGGGCGGCGAGCGGCTCCGCGCTGCGGGCGGCCAGGTGGACGGTCTCCCGGAGCAGCGGTTCGGTCTCCAGGCCGGGGTCGGCGAGCACGGGGACGTAGTCGTACTCCTGGACCAGGGCGATATCGAGCCGCTCCCCGCGCAGCGCGTCCGGTACCGCGGCCGGGTCCAGTTCGGTGACCATGAGATCGAGTCCGGGGTGCGCGCTGCTCAGCGCCACGATGGCGGGGGTCAGGATGGCGGGCACGGCGGAGGGGAAGACGCCGATGCGCAGGGTGCCGGTGAGCGCCGTTGCCGCGGTGGCGAGTTCGGCGGCGGCCCGCTGCAGCGTCGCCAGGATCTCCTCGGTGCGCTCGACCAGCCCGCGCGCGGCGGGGGTCAGCGCGACCCGGCGGCCGGTGCGCTCCAGCAGCGGCACCCCCGTCTCCCGTTCCAACGCGCTGAGCTGCTGCGACACCGCCGACGGGGTGTAGTTCAGCGCGTCGGCCACGGCGGCGATGGTGCCGCGGTGCGCCAGTTCCCGGAGCAGCCGCAGCTTTCGGACATCGAGCATAAGCTGAGCTTAACCTCGACATCGCTAACCTGAACTGGACCTGACGACCGATCGGGGTGAAGGTCGAACCATGCTCCGCACCGGCCTGTACGTCCCGCTGATCACCCCGTTCACCGCCTCCGGCGAACTCGCACCCGACGCGCTGGCGGCACTCGCGCACGCCGTGCTCGCCGACGGCGCAGCCGGGCTGGTCGCGCTCGGCACCACCGCCGAAGCCGCGGCGCTCACGCCGGAGGAGCGCGGCACCGTCATCGAGATCTGCGCGGCTGCCTGCGCCCGGTACGGCGCACCGCTCGTCGCCGGCGCGGGCACGAACACCACCGCCGCCTCGATCGAGCAGCTCGCGGGGCTGGATCCGCGGATCAGCGCCGCGCTCACGGTGGTCCCCTACTACACCCGGCCGTCCGAAGACGGTGTGGTCGAGCACTTCCGGCTGCTCGCCGCCGCCTGCCCGGTGCCGCT is a window encoding:
- a CDS encoding LysR family transcriptional regulator, which translates into the protein MLDVRKLRLLRELAHRGTIAAVADALNYTPSAVSQQLSALERETGVPLLERTGRRVALTPAARGLVERTEEILATLQRAAAELATAATALTGTLRIGVFPSAVPAILTPAIVALSSAHPGLDLMVTELDPAAVPDALRGERLDIALVQEYDYVPVLADPGLETEPLLRETVHLAARSAEPLAAHRDSGWIAGTPGTLCHALTVRACEAAGFTPRIRHHADDFGAVLALVAAGQGVAFVPDLGTAGAPEGVVLTPLPIRRRTHLAYRRGTAGHPAVAAARTALRGAADRCGGV